Proteins from one Bradyrhizobium roseum genomic window:
- a CDS encoding DUF2341 domain-containing protein, with product MIGRWDNIGAGRSAFRRKSGRILTGLLLGLATAVAIFPSPAAAWWNDEWQLRKKITIDASASGANITDPIGAAPILVRLHVGNFRFAQVKEDGSDLRFVASDDKTPLKHHIEKYDSLLGEALVWVAVPNVQPGAKADIWLYSGNKKAVATGDAKGTYDADTQLVYHFNERGTPALDSSVWANNAQSVGQPADGSLIGTGLRLDGRAALTLPASSSLAFSDGTPLTWSAWIKPGALQPNAALYSRRDGGNALVIGLDNGSPFVEVSNAGAVQRSGAGAPVAPGTWHYVAVVANSGQITLYLNGAAYATLGANLPALNTTSVIGGDTAIASVATPSAAPQPPAPAVPAADGGALSDAAGPAPAAEGAPAPVAAAMAGFAGDIDELQIAKIARPAGFIRFAAIGQGPDQAKLVAFSVDEETASWLSGYFAVILKSVTLDGWIVIGILMIMAAVSWVVMYDRASYLNKQAAANARFMKSFREIASDLTMLDSGEDEDIASLGGRMTAADARAMRSSSLYRIYHLGAAEIRHRFAHGGKRLPILSATSIAAIRATLDSGYVKEIQRLNRLMVVLTIAISGGPFLGLLGTVVGVMITFAAIAASGDVNVNAIAPGIAAALVATVAGLGVAIPALFGYNYLISRIKDLTNDMQVFIDEFVTKMAEFYSADRIEQSIAAE from the coding sequence ATGATTGGGCGATGGGATAATATTGGCGCGGGCCGATCTGCGTTTCGGCGCAAGAGCGGGCGTATTCTGACGGGGCTGTTGCTCGGGCTCGCGACGGCGGTCGCGATATTTCCGTCGCCCGCTGCGGCCTGGTGGAACGACGAGTGGCAGCTGCGCAAGAAGATCACGATCGACGCCAGCGCGTCCGGCGCCAACATCACCGATCCGATCGGCGCCGCGCCGATTCTGGTGAGGCTGCATGTCGGCAATTTCCGTTTCGCTCAGGTCAAGGAAGACGGCAGCGATCTTCGCTTCGTCGCCTCCGACGACAAGACGCCGTTGAAACATCACATCGAGAAATACGATTCGCTGCTGGGCGAGGCGCTGGTCTGGGTCGCGGTGCCGAACGTTCAGCCCGGCGCCAAGGCCGATATCTGGCTCTACTCCGGCAACAAGAAAGCGGTTGCGACCGGCGATGCGAAGGGCACCTACGATGCCGACACGCAACTGGTCTATCATTTTAACGAGCGCGGCACGCCGGCCCTGGATTCGTCGGTGTGGGCCAACAATGCGCAGAGCGTCGGTCAGCCGGCGGACGGCTCGCTGATCGGCACCGGCCTGCGGCTCGACGGTCGCGCTGCGCTGACGCTGCCGGCATCGTCGTCGCTGGCGTTCAGCGACGGCACGCCGTTGACGTGGTCGGCCTGGATCAAGCCGGGCGCGCTGCAGCCCAACGCCGCGTTGTACAGTCGCCGCGACGGTGGCAATGCCCTGGTGATCGGGCTGGACAATGGTTCGCCCTTCGTCGAGGTTAGCAACGCCGGGGCAGTGCAACGCAGCGGCGCTGGAGCACCCGTCGCGCCCGGTACCTGGCATTATGTCGCCGTCGTTGCGAACAGCGGCCAGATCACACTCTACCTCAATGGCGCTGCCTATGCGACGCTCGGGGCCAATCTGCCCGCGCTCAATACGACCAGCGTGATCGGAGGCGACACCGCTATCGCCTCCGTCGCGACGCCGTCTGCGGCCCCGCAGCCTCCAGCCCCGGCGGTGCCGGCTGCAGACGGTGGCGCGCTCTCCGATGCTGCGGGGCCAGCCCCGGCTGCGGAGGGGGCGCCGGCTCCTGTTGCCGCCGCGATGGCTGGCTTCGCCGGCGACATCGACGAACTGCAGATTGCAAAAATCGCGCGGCCCGCCGGCTTCATCAGGTTCGCGGCGATCGGGCAGGGGCCGGACCAGGCCAAGCTCGTCGCCTTCAGCGTCGACGAGGAAACCGCGAGCTGGCTCTCGGGTTACTTCGCCGTCATCCTGAAGTCGGTGACACTCGACGGCTGGATCGTTATCGGCATCCTGATGATCATGGCGGCGGTCAGCTGGGTCGTGATGTACGATCGCGCCTCCTATCTCAACAAGCAGGCCGCGGCCAACGCCCGCTTCATGAAGAGCTTTCGCGAGATCGCGTCCGATCTCACGATGCTCGACAGCGGCGAGGACGAGGATATCGCGAGTCTCGGCGGCCGCATGACCGCGGCCGATGCCAGGGCCATGCGTTCGTCGTCGCTGTATCGCATCTATCACCTTGGCGCCGCGGAAATCCGTCATCGTTTCGCCCACGGCGGCAAGCGCCTGCCGATCCTCTCGGCAACGTCGATCGCAGCGATCCGCGCCACCCTTGACAGCGGCTATGTCAAGGAAATCCAGCGGCTGAACCGATTGATGGTCGTCCTGACCATCGCGATTTCGGGCGGACCCTTTCTCGGCCTGCTCGGCACCGTGGTCGGCGTCATGATCACGTTCGCCGCCATTGCCGCAAGCGGAGACGTCAACGTCAACGCAATCGCGCCCGGCATCGCCGCTGCGCTGGTTGCAACCGTTGCTGGCCTCGGCGTCGCGATCCCCGCGCTGTTTGGCTACAACTACTTGATCTCCCGCATCAAGGACCTGACCAACGACATGCAGGTCTTCATCGACGAGTTCGTGACGAAGATGGCCGAGTTCTACTCCGCCGATCGGATCGAACAGAGCATCGCCGCGGAGTAA
- a CDS encoding FecR family protein — protein sequence MAGEISDHPAGFLAGIDREAHDWVVFFAGGDAGPADLDAFRQWSAQAGYTEAFARACRLWEAVGPASRQMTGADAPEQIVHIGRRAFIGSALAVSVAATAYVGARSPLGLWPSWSELAADYRTAPGEQRRIALSGGPSIELNTRTSIALRASTHGGAERVELFGGEAAIVASPELHRAIEVAAGEGRVTAVDATFNMRYERDVVCTTCVAGALEVAFGNRSADLRAGAQVAYSGSGLGKVTMVDVGLVTAWKAGILVFRSTPLADAVAEINRYRSGRIFVTNAALGRRLFNARFPIANVDGVVAQIQQVFGASVTTLPGGIVLLG from the coding sequence ATGGCTGGCGAAATTTCCGACCACCCGGCGGGCTTCCTGGCGGGGATCGACCGCGAGGCGCACGATTGGGTGGTGTTTTTCGCCGGCGGCGATGCCGGCCCTGCCGATCTCGATGCTTTCAGGCAATGGTCGGCGCAGGCCGGCTACACCGAAGCGTTCGCGCGGGCGTGCCGGCTCTGGGAGGCGGTCGGACCGGCAAGCAGGCAGATGACCGGCGCCGATGCGCCCGAACAGATCGTCCATATCGGGCGCCGCGCCTTCATCGGCAGCGCGCTTGCCGTGTCCGTGGCCGCGACGGCTTACGTTGGCGCGCGTTCCCCGCTCGGTCTTTGGCCGTCCTGGTCCGAGCTCGCGGCCGACTATCGGACCGCGCCGGGAGAGCAGCGCCGGATCGCGCTTTCCGGAGGCCCGTCGATCGAACTCAACACCCGCACCAGCATTGCGCTGAGGGCGTCGACCCATGGCGGCGCGGAGCGTGTCGAACTGTTTGGCGGCGAGGCGGCGATTGTTGCGAGCCCGGAACTGCATCGCGCGATCGAGGTGGCCGCCGGAGAGGGCCGCGTCACGGCGGTCGATGCCACCTTCAACATGCGCTACGAGCGCGACGTCGTTTGCACCACCTGTGTCGCGGGGGCGCTCGAGGTCGCCTTTGGAAATCGTTCGGCCGATCTCCGGGCCGGAGCGCAAGTCGCCTATTCCGGCAGCGGGTTGGGAAAGGTTACGATGGTCGATGTCGGCCTTGTCACCGCGTGGAAAGCCGGCATTCTGGTGTTCCGATCGACGCCGCTCGCAGATGCCGTCGCGGAGATCAACCGCTATCGATCCGGCCGCATCTTCGTCACCAACGCCGCGCTCGGACGCCGGTTGTTCAATGCGCGGTTTCCGATCGCAAATGTCGACGGCGTCGTTGCGCAGATCCAGCAGGTTTTTGGCGCATCCGTCACGACTCTGCCCGGCGGCATCGTGCTGTTGGGCTGA
- a CDS encoding RNA polymerase sigma factor, translated as MTASNRDTLRRFFLLGYDELRARLTRRFGSVELASDVLHETWLRIDNAVPAGVVHSPRNYLLQMAANVALKRLKAENGFVTLTDAKMAVGIVDDAPGPEAAAMARSEVALLARALSELTPRRREILLASRLEGIQLWAIAERLGVSQRLVEIELKHALAHCALRVGRSAVKRFGPAPSKRSQADGGLD; from the coding sequence ATGACCGCCTCGAATCGCGACACGTTGCGGCGGTTCTTCCTGCTCGGTTACGACGAATTGCGCGCGCGACTGACGCGGCGCTTCGGATCGGTCGAGCTTGCCAGCGACGTGCTGCACGAGACCTGGTTGCGCATCGACAATGCCGTTCCGGCCGGTGTCGTGCATAGCCCGAGGAACTATCTGCTGCAGATGGCGGCAAATGTCGCGCTGAAGCGCTTGAAGGCGGAAAACGGCTTCGTCACGCTCACGGACGCCAAGATGGCGGTCGGCATCGTCGACGACGCGCCCGGCCCCGAAGCCGCCGCGATGGCGCGGTCGGAAGTCGCGCTGCTTGCAAGGGCATTGTCCGAGCTGACGCCGCGCCGCCGTGAGATCCTGCTGGCCTCCCGCCTTGAGGGCATTCAGCTCTGGGCGATAGCCGAGCGCCTCGGTGTCTCGCAGCGTCTTGTCGAGATCGAACTCAAGCATGCGCTCGCTCATTGTGCGTTACGCGTCGGACGAAGCGCCGTAAAAAGATTCGGTCCCGCCCCCTCGAAACGATCTCAGGCAGATGGGGGGCTGGACTGA
- a CDS encoding YbjN domain-containing protein codes for MSDNPITELALDSLRDALQQVGYRVEEATDPVANVSYLRSATGGLAFDVRPGNRLPDGSFVDIAFTAVLQVQGELPLELVNRWNATRRFARLQLSQPFLVLTLDVSVAGGVMPNHLRAHIEIWDRLVQELIAYLRDELRQLSAKSETTAPAMPKAPTLETAVEAGASGTVQ; via the coding sequence ATGTCCGATAACCCCATCACCGAACTCGCGCTCGATAGCCTGCGAGACGCTCTCCAGCAGGTCGGCTATCGGGTCGAGGAGGCGACCGATCCGGTGGCCAACGTGTCGTATCTGCGCTCGGCGACCGGCGGACTCGCTTTCGACGTTCGGCCCGGAAACCGGCTCCCCGACGGAAGTTTTGTCGACATCGCATTCACCGCCGTGCTTCAGGTACAGGGCGAACTTCCGCTCGAACTGGTCAACCGCTGGAATGCGACGCGCCGCTTTGCGCGCCTGCAGCTCAGTCAGCCGTTCCTCGTCCTTACGCTCGATGTCTCGGTGGCGGGCGGCGTGATGCCGAACCACCTTCGGGCCCACATCGAAATCTGGGATCGCCTGGTGCAGGAACTGATCGCATATCTGCGCGACGAACTGCGCCAGCTTTCTGCGAAGAGCGAAACGACCGCACCAGCGATGCCCAAGGCACCGACGCTCGAAACGGCGGTCGAGGCGGGCGCCTCCGGAACCGTCCAGTGA
- a CDS encoding lytic transglycosylase domain-containing protein, whose amino-acid sequence MWATIALVILSGGALAETVSTSFDARFTAVDTLDRPAPVQPAAFASAPNKSNRATLPAPTVATDARSRFRALIEKEAARTGLPSEIAEAVMSVESGFNPGAIGGVGEIGLMQILPSTARMLGFNGTLAELAVPETNIHYGVTYLAKAWRLAGGDICTATMKYRAGHGETRFSHLSVNYCLAVRSRLAARGFQVSGTVPVATFGEPGRSGGPVSCGRKCAGLARIGTVNIAALNTRLSALVVQARAGR is encoded by the coding sequence ATATGGGCGACCATCGCCCTGGTCATTCTGTCCGGAGGCGCGCTCGCAGAAACGGTTTCGACGTCGTTCGATGCCCGGTTCACCGCCGTCGACACCCTTGATCGACCGGCACCGGTGCAGCCGGCTGCTTTTGCCTCGGCACCGAACAAGAGCAATCGCGCAACGTTACCGGCGCCGACCGTCGCTACCGATGCGCGCTCGCGTTTTCGTGCGCTGATCGAAAAGGAGGCGGCGCGGACCGGCCTGCCGTCCGAGATCGCGGAGGCGGTGATGTCAGTGGAAAGCGGGTTCAATCCGGGCGCCATCGGCGGCGTCGGCGAAATCGGCTTGATGCAAATTCTGCCTTCGACGGCGCGCATGCTCGGCTTCAACGGCACGCTCGCCGAACTCGCGGTGCCCGAAACCAACATTCATTATGGCGTGACTTATCTCGCCAAAGCGTGGCGGCTGGCGGGCGGCGATATTTGTACGGCGACGATGAAGTACCGTGCCGGTCATGGCGAAACCCGGTTTTCCCATCTGTCCGTCAATTACTGCCTGGCCGTGCGGTCCAGGCTTGCCGCGCGCGGCTTTCAGGTATCGGGCACGGTTCCTGTTGCGACCTTCGGAGAGCCGGGCAGGAGTGGCGGACCGGTTAGCTGTGGCCGCAAATGCGCCGGGCTGGCGCGCATCGGCACAGTGAATATCGCGGCACTCAACACCCGGCTCAGCGCGCTCGTCGTGCAGGCGCGGGCGGGACGATAG
- a CDS encoding STN domain-containing protein, producing MVAQGRSARLCRALLLGVGLALTSHGAVSQTRSPIQFAIAVQPLAAALDAYAVASGVELYYDGDLTAGRRSQVVEGRLVPEAALRGLLAGSGLVARATGPNSFVITFDPSLRLPSASHQSYFAVIQSRVSQALCAHPETRPGDTDLLLQLWISSMGSVQRAQLLDSPGGEMRESVFAVALRGIPIGAAPPSDLPQPITMAILARARGEPSGCRGASTTAVR from the coding sequence ATGGTCGCGCAAGGCCGGAGCGCTCGGTTATGCCGCGCGCTGCTTTTGGGAGTCGGACTGGCGCTGACGAGTCACGGGGCGGTTTCACAGACGCGAAGTCCGATACAGTTCGCGATTGCTGTCCAGCCGCTGGCGGCTGCGCTTGATGCCTATGCCGTCGCATCCGGCGTCGAACTCTATTACGATGGCGATCTGACTGCCGGCCGGCGCTCGCAAGTGGTTGAGGGGCGGCTGGTTCCGGAAGCCGCCTTACGGGGTCTACTGGCCGGAAGCGGTCTTGTCGCCCGAGCGACCGGTCCAAACAGTTTTGTCATTACGTTCGATCCATCCTTGCGGCTCCCGAGCGCCAGCCATCAGTCATATTTTGCGGTGATCCAGTCGCGGGTATCGCAGGCGTTGTGCGCACATCCCGAAACGAGACCCGGCGACACGGACCTGCTGCTGCAGCTGTGGATCTCGTCCATGGGAAGCGTGCAGCGCGCGCAACTACTCGATTCCCCGGGCGGGGAGATGCGGGAGAGTGTATTTGCGGTAGCGTTGCGCGGGATACCGATCGGCGCCGCACCGCCTTCGGACCTGCCGCAACCCATCACAATGGCGATCCTTGCGCGCGCCAGGGGCGAACCAAGCGGTTGTCGCGGCGCTTCGACGACGGCGGTACGCTAG
- a CDS encoding peptidyl-prolyl cis-trans isomerase, with protein sequence MNVSIVSSTFQPVRIAALAAVIAVMPVGAFAQTPPPAPQRVAPAPAPPKQRAAPQAAGSEAPAPSAPATQGLAAAKTDDVIARVGNANVSSDELRAYVGALGAQDQAALAKDPALLSQAVRMLLANRLVLQEVLAKKWDQQPTIAAQLDRVRENALTELYLQSVSTPPAGFPSEDDLQKVYDANRAALLMPRQFQLAQIFIAAPKDADKATEEKAKKSLDEVAGKLKAPGADFAAIARAANEKDGGDLGWVTENQIRPEIKTLLIGLAKNSVSEPIRLDDGWHILKLIDTKAAYTRTLPEVRDQLVQQIRAERAGAMRRAYLAELLKRNPPILNELALSNLLDSSRK encoded by the coding sequence ATGAACGTATCGATCGTTTCAAGCACATTCCAGCCGGTCCGGATTGCGGCCCTTGCCGCGGTGATCGCCGTCATGCCGGTCGGGGCTTTTGCCCAGACGCCGCCGCCCGCGCCGCAACGTGTCGCACCGGCGCCAGCGCCGCCCAAGCAGAGGGCCGCGCCCCAGGCCGCCGGATCCGAAGCGCCAGCGCCTTCGGCGCCCGCGACGCAGGGGTTGGCTGCCGCCAAAACGGATGACGTCATCGCGCGGGTCGGCAACGCCAACGTTTCGTCTGACGAACTCCGTGCTTATGTCGGCGCGCTCGGCGCGCAGGATCAGGCGGCGCTCGCCAAGGATCCCGCGCTGCTCAGCCAGGCGGTTCGCATGCTGCTCGCCAACCGCCTGGTGCTGCAGGAGGTTCTTGCCAAGAAGTGGGACCAACAGCCGACGATCGCGGCGCAGCTCGATCGGGTGCGGGAAAACGCGTTGACCGAACTCTATCTGCAGTCGGTCTCGACGCCGCCGGCCGGCTTTCCGAGCGAGGACGACCTGCAAAAAGTCTACGACGCCAACCGCGCCGCCCTGCTGATGCCGCGCCAGTTCCAGCTCGCGCAGATATTCATCGCCGCGCCGAAGGATGCCGACAAGGCGACGGAAGAAAAGGCGAAGAAGAGCCTGGACGAGGTGGCGGGCAAGTTGAAAGCCCCGGGTGCCGATTTTGCCGCAATCGCGCGCGCTGCCAATGAGAAGGACGGCGGCGATCTCGGCTGGGTTACCGAAAACCAGATCCGGCCGGAAATCAAGACGCTGTTGATCGGGCTCGCCAAGAACAGCGTATCCGAACCCATCCGCCTCGACGATGGCTGGCACATCCTCAAGCTGATTGACACCAAGGCCGCCTACACCCGCACGCTTCCCGAAGTCCGCGATCAGCTGGTGCAGCAGATTCGCGCTGAAAGGGCAGGTGCGATGCGCCGGGCCTATCTCGCCGAACTCCTGAAGCGTAACCCGCCGATCCTCAACGAACTCGCGCTGTCGAACCTGCTCGACAGTTCCCGCAAGTAA
- a CDS encoding energy transducer TonB, which produces MNMPLHNHDAPGARDAIASTPAVQRPARERWAVVRYVAALVVIAGLFGFTLFFLVGNDDMPPPRQVRELTVVNIVPPPPPPPPPPPPPPEQKMIEQPKMAEPDFKEEKPVDKPKDEPVKDAKNDEPPGPLALDAKAVGPVDLFNLGSKVGGSPYGGGGGGGSRWGWYSTIVTDQATAAIRANPRTRNMATQIQVRLWADATGRVTRVTISPSTGDAELDAIIRDEVLGKLTLREPPPRDMPMPVVTRVTARRPS; this is translated from the coding sequence ATGAACATGCCGCTGCACAATCACGACGCTCCGGGCGCGCGCGATGCAATTGCGTCGACGCCTGCTGTGCAACGTCCGGCGAGGGAGCGTTGGGCGGTGGTGCGTTACGTTGCAGCGCTGGTGGTCATCGCTGGGCTGTTCGGCTTCACGCTGTTTTTCCTGGTCGGCAATGACGACATGCCGCCGCCGCGCCAGGTACGTGAGCTCACCGTCGTCAACATCGTGCCGCCGCCGCCACCGCCCCCGCCGCCACCACCGCCGCCGCCCGAGCAGAAGATGATCGAGCAGCCGAAGATGGCCGAGCCGGATTTCAAGGAAGAGAAGCCGGTCGACAAGCCAAAGGACGAACCGGTCAAGGACGCCAAGAACGATGAGCCTCCGGGGCCGCTGGCGCTTGATGCGAAGGCGGTCGGGCCCGTTGATCTGTTCAATCTCGGCAGCAAGGTGGGCGGCAGTCCCTATGGCGGCGGCGGAGGCGGCGGAAGCCGCTGGGGCTGGTACAGCACGATCGTGACCGACCAGGCCACGGCCGCCATCCGCGCCAATCCGCGGACGCGGAACATGGCGACGCAGATTCAGGTGCGGCTGTGGGCCGACGCGACCGGGCGCGTGACGCGGGTGACGATCTCGCCGTCGACAGGCGACGCCGAACTGGACGCGATCATCCGCGACGAGGTGCTCGGCAAGCTGACGCTGCGTGAGCCGCCGCCGAGGGACATGCCGATGCCGGTGGTGACGCGCGTGACGGCGCGCCGGCCGAGCTGA
- a CDS encoding putative porin: MFKKKSDASRRLMPLAVSLCALTCAAPALGQTALGEGQSSARTSDRRTGVSQVRPASPNATINLVNMLVEQGVLKQAQAEALIRQANDEAFVAREAAKGAATKADEAAKAANAATAAATPPGTRHVTYVPEVVKRQLREEIKREVMERAHKENWASPGRYPEWAQRIRFSGDLRARYQGSFFPEGNNQLDAINFNAINTGSPYDLASSTNFPTYNTTQDRHQPRLRARLGMEADIYSGFSAGLRIATGENSSPVSTNQTLGASGGNFSKYALWLDRGFLKYQAFGDNLNVSIGRFDNPFWSPTDLAWHRDLGFDGAAVQAKYDLYEWFTPFAVAGAFSIFNTDANAGSNLAIPNAKFGSQDKWLFGGQAGFVSRFAPESSFRAAVAYYDFANVQGRLSSPCFAPTSADICDTDIRRPSFSQKGNTYRFLRDLVVDPANPAPPLYQYFGLVSQYRPVVASAQLDLGHFHPVHIVLDGEYIWNSAFDRGLMNAFAVNNRGPDVAPGVAGPHNGGNQGWLARVTVGDRVIKRLWDWNVHAGYKYLESDATIDAFVDSDFGLGGTNLQGYFIGGNVGLSDNVWASLRYLSANNIAGLPYAVDVFQVDLNAKF; the protein is encoded by the coding sequence ATGTTTAAGAAGAAATCAGACGCAAGCCGGCGCTTGATGCCGCTCGCCGTATCGCTGTGTGCGCTGACCTGCGCCGCTCCGGCGCTGGGCCAGACCGCCTTGGGCGAGGGGCAGTCGTCGGCAAGGACATCCGACAGGCGAACAGGGGTATCGCAGGTCAGGCCGGCTTCGCCGAACGCCACGATCAACCTGGTGAACATGCTGGTCGAGCAGGGCGTGCTCAAGCAGGCGCAGGCGGAGGCGCTGATCCGGCAGGCAAATGACGAGGCCTTTGTGGCCCGCGAGGCAGCAAAGGGAGCGGCGACGAAGGCCGACGAGGCGGCCAAGGCGGCGAATGCCGCAACCGCCGCCGCAACTCCCCCTGGAACCCGCCACGTCACCTATGTGCCGGAAGTTGTCAAACGGCAGTTACGTGAAGAGATTAAACGGGAGGTCATGGAGAGGGCGCACAAGGAAAACTGGGCGTCGCCGGGCAGATATCCGGAGTGGGCCCAGCGGATTCGCTTCTCGGGCGATCTGCGTGCGCGCTACCAGGGCAGTTTCTTCCCCGAAGGAAACAACCAGCTCGATGCGATCAACTTCAACGCCATCAACACCGGCTCGCCCTATGATCTGGCGAGTTCGACGAACTTCCCGACCTATAACACGACGCAGGATCGCCATCAGCCTCGGCTTCGCGCCAGGCTCGGCATGGAGGCGGACATCTACAGCGGCTTCAGCGCGGGCCTGCGGATCGCGACCGGCGAGAACAGCTCGCCCGTATCGACCAATCAAACGCTCGGCGCGAGCGGCGGCAATTTCTCGAAATATGCCTTGTGGCTCGACCGCGGATTCCTGAAGTACCAGGCGTTCGGCGACAATCTCAACGTCTCGATCGGCCGGTTCGACAATCCGTTCTGGTCGCCGACCGATCTGGCTTGGCACCGGGATCTCGGCTTCGACGGCGCCGCGGTGCAAGCCAAGTACGACCTCTACGAGTGGTTCACGCCGTTTGCTGTCGCCGGCGCGTTTTCGATCTTCAACACCGACGCCAATGCGGGCAGCAACCTGGCGATTCCAAATGCGAAATTTGGCAGTCAGGACAAGTGGCTGTTTGGTGGTCAGGCCGGCTTCGTCTCGCGGTTCGCGCCGGAATCGAGCTTCCGCGCCGCGGTCGCCTATTACGACTTCGCCAACGTCCAGGGACGGCTCTCCAGCCCCTGCTTTGCGCCGACCAGCGCCGACATTTGCGATACTGATATCAGGCGGCCATCCTTTTCGCAGAAGGGCAACACGTACAGGTTCCTGCGCGACCTCGTTGTCGATCCCGCCAATCCGGCGCCGCCGCTTTACCAGTATTTCGGTCTGGTCAGCCAGTATCGCCCGGTTGTCGCCAGTGCGCAGCTCGATTTGGGCCATTTCCACCCCGTTCATATCGTGCTCGACGGCGAGTATATCTGGAACTCCGCGTTCGACCGCGGCCTGATGAACGCCTTCGCGGTCAACAACCGCGGGCCGGATGTCGCTCCGGGAGTTGCCGGCCCCCACAACGGCGGCAACCAGGGCTGGCTGGCCCGCGTCACCGTCGGTGACAGGGTGATCAAGCGGCTCTGGGACTGGAACGTCCACGCCGGCTACAAGTATCTGGAGTCGGACGCCACGATCGACGCGTTCGTCGACTCCGACTTCGGTCTGGGCGGCACCAATCTCCAGGGCTACTTCATCGGCGGCAATGTCGGCCTCAGCGACAACGTGTGGGCCAGCCTGCGCTACCTGAGCGCCAACAATATCGCGGGCCTGCCTTATGCCGTCGACGTCTTCCAGGTCGACCTGAACGCGAAGTTCTGA
- a CDS encoding ExbD/TolR family protein: protein MQVQGDAKPYDDINITPMLDLAYVLLVIFIIMTTATVQGQKVNLPKATAAPSLATQTTKAITVANDGKIFLDTIPVTLPELEQRLVQQKALTPEFPVVLRGDAQAQYQNIMDVLDLLGRIGLSQVGLATKPLVK from the coding sequence ATGCAGGTTCAGGGCGACGCCAAGCCGTATGACGACATCAACATCACGCCGATGCTGGACCTTGCCTACGTGCTGCTGGTGATCTTCATCATCATGACGACGGCGACGGTACAGGGCCAGAAGGTCAATCTGCCGAAGGCGACGGCCGCACCGAGCCTGGCCACGCAGACGACCAAGGCGATCACGGTTGCCAATGACGGCAAGATCTTCCTCGACACCATACCGGTGACGTTGCCGGAACTCGAACAACGCCTGGTGCAGCAAAAGGCGCTGACGCCGGAATTTCCGGTGGTGCTGCGTGGCGACGCGCAGGCCCAGTACCAGAACATCATGGATGTGCTCGATCTGCTCGGGCGCATCGGCCTGTCGCAGGTCGGTCTCGCGACCAAGCCGCTAGTGAAGTGA